A single window of Lutzomyia longipalpis isolate SR_M1_2022 chromosome 1, ASM2433408v1 DNA harbors:
- the LOC129786392 gene encoding interleukin enhancer-binding factor 2 homolog has translation MVRGGLRGRGAMRGGAVRVPFKKTFVPRHPFDLTLVDLAFPKVVSLPDDSALTAALLKRNQDLCPAAGEQTAIANLVAKVQGVLDNLVVAPGDFNTCQLDEVRQVGSFKKGTMMTGNNVADIVVILKTLPTKEACEALSRKVEEDLKTAMKTEVVTKAEALSTSLHEKGFDIANRVAKVRVLIATLPQNIRKLEPETHLDAKVMQSHLAAIRHIRWFEENAHHSSIKVLIRILRDLTQRFDGFAPMSPWTLDLLAHLAIMNNPSRQALPINQAFRRVFQLLASGLFLPGSAGITDPCEVGHIRVHTSMTLEQQDVCCMTAQTLLRVLAHGGYKHILGLEGNASIASEMSVWDGVVVSPMERVYEKPSEKKDGEEEEDMEGVEADGDDDGME, from the exons ATGGTCCGAGGAGGACTACGAGGACGTGGTGCAATGAGAGGTGGTGCAGTGAGGGTGCCCTTCAAGAAAACCTTCGTACCGCGCCACCCATTTGATCTCACCCTTGTCGATTTGGCTTTTCCAAAG gTTGTATCATTACCGGATGACTCCGCCCTTACTGCGGCTCTTTTGAAGCGCAATCAGGACCTCTGTCCGGCTGCAGGGGAGCAGACAGCCATTGCGAATCTTGTGGCAAAGGTTCAGGGAGTTCTTGACAACCTCGTGGTAGCTCCGGGGGATTTTAATACCTGC caaCTGGATGAGGTTCGTCAGGTTGGATCATTCAAGAAGGGCACAATGATGACGGGAAATAATGTAGCAGACATTGTGGTGATACTCAAGACACTCCCCACGAAGGAAGCTTGTGAGGCTCTCTCCCGGAAAGTGGAGGAAGACCTCAAGACAGCCATGAAGACGGAAGTTGTGACGAAGGCTGAGGCTTTGAGTACGAGTTTGCACGAGAAGGGTTTCGACATTGCAAATCGTGTGGCTAAAGTGCGCGTCTTGATTGCAACTCTGCCCCAGAACATCCGGAAGCTGGAACCGGAGACTCATCTTGACGCCAAAGTCATGCAGAGCCATTTAGCTGCTATTCGGCACATTCGCTGGTTTGAGGAGAATGCCCATCATTCCTCCATCAAAGTTCTCATCCGGATTTTGCGTGATCTCACCCAGCGCTTCGATGGCTTCGCTCCCATGTCTCCGTGGACGCTGGATCTCCTCGCCCATTTGGCCATCATGAACAACCCAAGTCGTCAAGCATTGCCCATCAATCAGGCATTTAGGCGAGTCTTTCAGCTTCTCGCATCCGGACTCTTCCTGCCTGGCTCCGCTGGCATCACTGATCCCTGTGAAGTGGGGCACATCCGTGTGCACACATCCATGACACTTGAGCAGCAGGATGTGTGCTGCATGACGGCCCAAACTCTCCTCCGGGTACTCGCTCATGGGGGCTACAAGCACATCTTGGGACTCGAGGGGAATGCCAGTATTGCCAGCGAGATGAGTGTTTGGGATGGAGTTGTCGTGTCGCCCATGGAGAGAGTCTATGAGAAGCCCTCGGAGAAGAAAGACGGCGAAGAGGAAGAGGACATGGAGGGTGTCGAAGCGGATGGAGATGATGACGGAATGGAGTAA